A single Epinephelus lanceolatus isolate andai-2023 chromosome 22, ASM4190304v1, whole genome shotgun sequence DNA region contains:
- the LOC117245838 gene encoding protein-glutamine gamma-glutamyltransferase 5-like: MIKSWDYHCKPNNIAHRTIEITDDQLIVRRGQSFLLTLEMRHPFNHYDTLSLTVETGSAPSERRGTRSVFGNPSPMYTSDTKAIWKYNIDRSANLQMGIVTLSVTPPADAPVGKYSVSARTEKDRTNLGELVVLFNPWCSDDWVYLPDERERYEYVLNEQGIIYTGTSRYLRPMFWDFGQFEKKMVDICLKILDVNPKHAKDPADDVSARCNPIYVSRVISAMINCNDDRGVLEGRWHEDYADGVRPTHWNGSFSILQRWYPNTQPVKYGQCWVYAGVMCSVMRFLGIPCRVVTNFQSAHDTNTSLTIDEYYDDYGIRPSESGDSIWNFHVWVEGWMKRPDLKKGSRYDGWQVLDPTPQERSEGRYCCGPAPVAAIFQGDTDVKYDVPFVFSEVNADIVRWLGSAGGTKRKMHSDTTTVGQHISTKAVGVNMREDITNCYKHSEGSTKERAVFKRAVTRVNSGDDQEDDNGDKPLKVEMKIEEDSNVQRGQDIKLKLKLRNKDRTNKTMSIRVNAQAMRYTGNPAGNMQSAVQNRTLSPGQDVTIPYVIPFSAYSKHMVGCDSMKVSAVAIDQQQQDDIYETETDIVLEDSPISIQVLGEARVGRIMNMKVEFKNPLNETLRNCSLTVTGSGLFESDHVEGNIRELGPNATLKMDITTIPYKAGQRVVFADFDCSAFKDVMGSCTVSVKT, from the exons TGATTAAGAGCTGGGACTACCACTGCAAGCCCAACAACATCGCTCATCGTACGATAGAAATTACAGATGATCAGCTGATTGTGAGGCGGGGCCAGTCCTTCCTCCTGACCCTGGAAATGAGGCATCCTTTCAATCACTATGACACACTCAGCCTCACCGTGGAGACGG GTTCTGCTCCGTCAGAAAGGCGTGGGACCAGGTCCGTGTTTGGTAACCCATCTCCCATGTATACCAGTGACACCAAAGCCATATGGAAGTACAACATCGACAGGAGCGCCAACTTACAGATGGGCATCGTGACCCTGTCCGTGACCCCGCCAGCCGATGCTCCTGTGGGGAAGTACTCTGTGTCTGCAAGGACCGAGAAAGACAGGACGAATCTGGGGGAACTGGTGGTGCTCTTCAACCCCTGGTGCTCAG atgaCTGGGTATATCTTCCCGATGAGAGGGAAAGATATGAATATGTGCTGAACGAACAGGGCATTATCTACACAGGAACGTCAAGATACCTAAGGCCTATGTTCTGGGACTTTGGACAG TTTGAGAAGAAAATGGTGGACATTTGTCTCAAGATACTGGACGTCAATCCTAAACACGCCAAAGACCCGGCCGACGATGTCTCTGCTCGCTGTAACCCCATCTATGTGAGCCGTGTGATCAGCGCCATG ATCAACTGTAACGATGATCGAGGTGTGTTAGAGGGACGCTGGCATGAAGACTATGCTGATGGAGTAAGGCCCACCCACTGGAACGGCAGCTTTAGCATCCTTCAGCGCTGGTATCCAAACACCCAGCCAGTCAAGTATGGACAGTGCTGGGTGTATGCtggtgtgatgtgttcag TGATGCGGTTCCTGGGTATCCCGTGTCGTGTTGTCACAAACTTCCAGTCAGCTCACgacacaaacaccagcctcACTATCGATGAGTATTATGACGACTATGGAATACGACCCTCAGAGAGTGGGGACAGCATCTG GAACTTCCATGTGTGGGTGGAGGGATGGATGAAACGACCAGACCTGAAGAAAGGCAGCAGGTATGACGGTTGGCAAGTCTTGGATCCGACACCACAGGAAAGGAGTGAAG GGAGGTACTGCTGTGGTCCAGCCCCAGTCGCCGCCATCTTCCAGGGAGATACTGACGTAAAGTATGACGTGCCATTTGTCTTTTCTGAGGTCAACGCTGACATTGTCAGGTGGCTG GGCAGTGCTGGTGGTACAAAGAGGAAAATGCACTCTGACACTACCACAGTAGGTCAGCACATCTCCACCAAGGCTGTTGGCGTGAACATGAGAGAGGATATAACAAACTGCTACAAACACAGTGAAG GCAGTACAAAGGAGAGGGCAGTCTTCAAGCGTGCAGTCACCAGAGTGAACTCAGGAGATGATCAGGAGGATGATAACGGGGACAAGCCACTGAAGGTGGAGATGAAAATCGAAGAG GACTCCAATGTGCAGAGGGGTCAGGACATTAAACTAAAGCTCAAGCTGAGGAACAAAGATCGCACCAACAAGACAATGTCCATCCGCGTCAATGCCCAGGCCATGAGGTACACCGGCAACCCAGCAGGCAACATGCAGAGTGCAGTCCAGAACAGGACGCTATCGCCAGGACAAG ATGTGACCATACCTTATGTGATCCCATTCTCAGCCTACAGTAAACACATGGTGGGCTGTGACAGCATGAAGGTTTCAGCCGTGGCCATTGACCAACAGCAGCAAGATGACATCTACGAGACAGAGACTGACATTGTCCTGGAGGACTCTCCCATATCTATACAG GTTTTGGGAGAGGCTCGTGTGGGCCGAATAATGAATATGAAGGTGGAATTTAAAAACCCACTCAATGAGACGCTGAGAAACTGCTCTCTGACTGTCACCGGAAGTGGCCTTTTTGAATCTGACCATGTTGAAGG tAACATTAGGGAGCTGGGGCCAAATGCCACACTAAAGATGGACATCACAACGATTCCCTACAAGGCCGGACAGAGGGTCGTGTTTGCCGACTTCGACTGCAGCGCCTTCAAAGACGTGATGGGCAGCTGCACCGTCAGCGTCAAAACCTAA